The stretch of DNA CGTCGGCAAGCTCCTCGTGAAGGTCGGCGACGACCCCACCCGCTGACCCCGCCCCCACCGCTGGTCGAGTAGCGGCACGCGCGACGAAGGAGCGCCGTGCCGCGATGGAGCCGTCGCAAGAGGGGCGTAGCCGCGACGGAGCGAGACCACCCGGCAACGGCCCAGCGCGAACCGGCTCCCAGCGTCGGCCTGGAGCGGTCTCGATACGCCTCCCCTCGCTAGCGCTCGTGGAGGCACTCGACCAGCGGCGCGTTCCGCTGGTCGAGTAGCAGCGACGGCGAGCGCCAGCGAGCTCGTCGGTGCGTATCGAGACCACCCGGCAACAGTCCAGCGCGAACCGGCTCCCAGCGTCGGCTTGGAGTGGTCTCGATACGCCTCCGCCAGCTCCTTCGTCGCGGCGTCGACTACTCGACCAGCGGTCTGACCCGCTGGTCGAGTAGCAGGGACGAGCTTGCGAGGTCCCTGCGTATCGAGACCACCCGGCAACGGCCCAGCGCGAACCGGCTCCCAGCGTCGGCTTGGAGTGGTCTCGATACGCCTCCGCCAGCTCCTTCGTCGCGGCGTCGGCTACTCGACCAGCGGTCTGACCCGCTGGTCGAGTAGCAGGGACGAGCTTGCGACGTCCCTGCGTATCGAGACCACCCCGCAACGGCCCGGCGCGAACCGGCTCCCAGCGACGGCTTGGAGTGGTCTCGATACGCCTCCGCCAGCTCCTTCGTCGCGGCGTCGACTACTCGACCAGCGGTCTGACCCGCTGGTCGAGTAGCAGGGACGAGCTTGCGACGTCCCTGCGTATCGAGACCACCCCGCAACAGTCCAGCGCGAACCGGCTCCCAGCGACGGCCTGGAGTGGTCTCGATACACCTCCCCTCGCTGGCGCTCGTGGAGGCACTCGACAAGCGGTGGATTCCGCTGGTCGAGTAGCAGGGACGAGCTTGCGAGGTCCCTGCTCATCGAGACCACCCCGCAACGGCCCAGCGCAGGCCAACCCCCAGCGACGGCCTGGAGCGGTCTCGATACACCTCCCCTCGCTGGCGCTCGTGGAGGCACTCGACCAGCGGCGCGTTCCGCTGGTCGAGTAGCAGCGACGGCGAGCGCCAGCGAGCTCGTCGGTGCGTATCGAGACCACCCGGCAACAGTCCAGCGCGAACCGGCTCCCAGCGTCGGCTTGGAGTGGTCTCGTTACGCCTCCGCCAGCTCCTTCGTCGCGGCGTCGACTACTCGACCAGCGGTCTGACCCGCTGGTCGAGTAGCAGGGACGAGCTTGCGACGTCCCTGCGTATCGAGACCACCCCGCAACGGCCCGGCGCAGGCCGACCCCCAGCGACGGCCTGGGTGGTCTCGTTACGCCTCCCCTCGCTGGCGCTCGTGGAGGCACTCGACCAGCGGCGCGTTCCGCTGGTCGAGTAGTCCGACCACCGGTGGCGGGGGTCAGGCGGCGGCGTCGAGGCGGGCGGCGCGGCTGCCGCGGGGGACGGCGACGCGCAGGACGTTGCGCTCGACCGTGACCTCGGCGGGGGTGGTGGCGGCGATCTCGCCGTCGAGGTTCACCGGCAGCGACTCGTCGGTGACCACCCGCACCCGGCGGGTCGTGAGGTGGTGCACCCGCTCGTGCTCGACGAACCGGCCGCTCTTGAGCAGACGCGCGATCGACACGTGGTCGGCGAGCCGCCCGCGCTCGATGGCGTAGACGTCGAGCAGGTGGTCATCGAGCGACGCGTTCGGCGCGACGGTGTTGCCGCCGCCGTAGTGCCGGCCGTTGCCGACCGCCAGCTGGAGCAGGTCGGTCAGCTCGACCGGGTCGTGGTCGCCGTCGGGGAACTCCAGACGCGCCGCGAACCCGCGGTGCTGGCGGAACGCGCCGAGCGTGGCCACCGGGTACGCGACGGGTCCCAGACGTCGCTTCAGGCCCGGGGTGAGCCGCTCGGTGACGGCGACCGACAGACCGATGGACGCGACGTTGACGAACGCGCGACCGTCGACGCGACCGAGGTCGACGTCGACCACCTCGCCGTCGAGCACCGACGCGACCGCGGCGCCGACGTCGGCCGGGATCTCCAGGGTGCGGGCGAAGTCGTTGGCCGTGCCGAGCGGCAGGACGGCCAGCACCGTCGACGTCCCCGCGACGCGTGCGGCGGCGGCCGAGACGGTCCCGTCACCGCCGCCGACGACGAGGAGGTCCGGCTCGTCGGCCGCGACCCGGTCGAGCGTCTCGACCAGCTCCGCACCCGAGTGGACGGCGTGCGCGCGCACGACGGCGCGGTCCCCGACGAGCCGGGTCGCACGCTCCAGCGCCGAGGCGCCTTGCCGGGCCCCCGTGTTGACCACGAGCTCGACGACGGCGTCCGGGCGGGCGAGGAGGGTGCTGAGATCCATGCACCCCACGCTAGGAACCGTCGATGAGCGGACGATGAGGTCAGGATGTGGATGTCCTCATGATCCGTCTCGACATGCGAAGTTCCTGAGAATCCCTAGCGTGGAGGTACCGGACGCAACCGGTCCGGTACCCAACCGAAAGGAACTGTCATGGGACTCATCACGCTTCTCATCGTCGGCCTCATCGCAGGTCTCCTGGCCCGCGCGATCGTCCCCGGCAACGACTCGATGGGCATCCTCGCCACCATCGTGCTCGGTGTCGTCGGCTCGTTCGTCGGCGGCATGATCGGCGCCCTGTTCTCCTCGCGGAGCGTGCTGGACTTCACGACCAGCGGCCTGATCCTGTCGATCGTCGGCGCCATCGTGGCGCTGCTGATCTACCGCCAGGTCCGCGCGCGCGCCTGACCCGCGACCTCGAGACCCCGCACCGCTCGACGGTGCGGGGTCTCGTCGCGTCCGCGCTCCTGTCGGCGGACGCTGCCATCCTGGCCGCATGAGAGTCCACCTCCTGCGGGCGGTCAACGTCGGTGGAGCGACGCTGCCGATGGCCGAGCTGCGCGAGCTCGCCGCCGACCTCGGCGCGAGCGACGTCCGCACGCACATCGCGTCCGGCAACCTGCTGTGCACCCCGCCCACCGAGCCCGACGTGTTCGACCGTGCGCTGGAGCAGGCGATCGAGGCACGGTTCGGCTTCTTCCGGGAGGTCGTGTCGCGCTCGCCCGACGAGCTGCGCGCCGCACTCGCCGACCATCCGTTCGAGGTGGTCGAGCCCAAGCTGTCGCACGTCTACTTCCTGCTCGACGAGCCGACGCCCGACGCCGTCCGCGCGTTCGAGGCGGAGGACTGGCGCGGTGACGACGTCCGGGTGCTGGGTCGCGACCTGCACGTCCGCTACCGCGACGGCGTGGCCGGCTCGCGGATCACACCGGCGCGCGTGCGGCGACTCCTCGGGCACCACGGCACCGGGCGCAACCTCACCACGGTGCAGAGGCTGATCGACCTCGCCTAGGGTCGGGGCATGCTGCCGTTCCACCAGGTCGACGTCTTCTCCGACACCCTCGGCCTGGGCAACCCGGTCGCCGTCGTGCACGCGGCCGACGACCTCGACGACGCCACGATGGCCGCGTTCGCCCGGTGGACGAACCTCAGCGAGACCACGTTCCTGCTCCGCCCGAGCGACCCGGCGGCCGACTACCGCGTCCGCATCTTCACCCCGGGTCGGGAGCTGCCGTTCGCCGGCCACCCGACGCTCGGCACGGCGCGCGCCTGGCTCGAGGCCGGGGGCGCACCCCGCTCCGCCGACACCCTCGTCCAGGAGTGCGGGGTGGGGCTCGTGCGGGTGCGGCGCGACGGCGAGCGGCTGGCGTTCGCCGCCCCGGACCGCGCCCGCTCAGGACCGGTCGACCCCGCCGAGGTGGCGGCCGTCGTCGCCGCGCTCGGTATGGAAGCGTCCGACGTCGTCGGCGCCCACTGGTGCGACAACGGCCCAGGCTGGATGGGCCTCCTGCTGCGCGACGCCGACCTCGTGCTCGACGTCGACGGTGCGCGCGCCCACCTGCTCGGGGCGTCCGGTGCGCACGACAAGGTCGGGCTGGCCGGGCTGTACGCCGACGGCTCCGACGTGCAGCTCGAGGTGCGCGCGTTCTTCCCCGGCGGCGTCGGCGAGGACCCCGTGACCGGCAGCCTCAACGCCGCTCTCGCCCAGTGGCTCGTCGCCGACGGCGTCCTGCCCGAGCACTACGTCGCCGCCCAGGGCACCTCCCTCGGCCGCCGCGGCCGGGTGCACGTCGACATCGTCGACGACACCGTCTGGGTCGGCGGGCACACCGTCGTCGGCGTGACCGGCACGGTCACACTCGGCCACCTCAGCGACTGACCCTCGCGCGGCTAGCGTGATCCCGTGACCCGCACCTGGCACGCCCTGACCGCCGTCGTCGGACTCGTCGCGCTCGTCGGGCAGACGATCGTGTCGGCCCGCCGCGGCGACGACCTCGTCAACCTGTTCAGCTACTTCACCATCGAGTCGAACATCCTCGTCGTCGTCACGTGCACCCTCCTCGCGCTGCGACCGGACCGGGGCGGGCGGGCGTTCGGGATGCTGCGCCTCGCCAGCCTGACCGGCATCACCGTGACCGGCGTCGTCTACGCCACCGTGCTGGCCGGCAACGTCGACCTCTCCGGTGCCGAGTGGTGGTTCGACAAGGCGTTCCACTACGTCGTCCCGCTGCTGACCGTGGTGGGCTTCGTCGTCCTGCGCCCCCGGACCCGCCTCACGTGGTCGGCGCTCGGCGGTCTCACGTTCCCGGTCCTCTGGCTGGCCTACACGCTCACCCGGGCCGGGGTCGTCCGGCCGACCTTCTCGCTGACCCCGACGACCACCGCTCCCGTGCCCTACGGCTTCCTCGACGCCGGCGAGCTGGGCGCCGGGACCGTCGCGGTCACGTGCGTCGTGCTCACCCTCGTGTTCGTCGCCCTCGGCTCGGCCGCCGTCGCGTGGAGCCGGCGCGGCTGAGGGTCACGACCGGCGTGGCGGCGCGGCGAGCTCGCGCAGCGCGTGCTTCCAGGCCTCGACCACCGACGACGTGCCCGAGCGCGAGCGCAGGATGCCGGCGAGGTGCGCACCGGTGAGCAGGTTGATCGTGAACTGCACCAGGATCGGCGCGCGGGGGTGCGAGGGGCCGACCAGTCGGATGACGCTGCGGTGCACCGTGTCGTAGATGCGCTCCTGCATCGGCACCAACGACTCCCGCAGGTCGTCGTCGGTGCGCGCGGCGACCCACAGCTCGAGCAGCACCGCGAAGGCGGGCGAGCGAAGCTCCGTCCAGACGAGGTCGACGACGTCGTTCCACCCGGCGGGCGCCGACGCGTCGTCCGCCGCAGCCGACAGCTTCAGCCGGCGCTCCACCACGTCCTCGACGACACCCGCCATGAGCAGGTCGCGGGTCGGGAAGTGGTGCAGCAACGTGCCCCGCGCGACCCCGGCGCGCTGCTGGACGTCGCCGACGGTCGCCGCCCCGTAGCCGCCCTCGAGCAGGCTCTCGTACGCCGCCTCGAGGAGGCGTTCGCGCGTGGCCACGGACCGCCGCTGCTGGGGCCTGCGGGCGGTCGGCATGGCGGCGACCCTACCCGTCATCACGGGACCTGGCACGAGACTCCAGTTTTCGGTCCGGACTTCCGTTCGACCTGACCACCGCGGTGACCCGACCTACGCTGGACGGGTGAACGGCTCGAGGACGCCCGGCAGCGCCGACGTCGACCGGCTCGCGGCCCTCCTCGACGGTCGACGCTCGCTGGTGCTCACGGGCGCCGGCGTCTCGACCGACTCCGGCATCCCCGACTACCGCGGCCCCGACCGGCTCGTCGTGCCGACGCCCATGACGATCCAGCAGCTGCGCTCGAGCCCGGAGGCGGTGCAGCGCTACTGGGCCCGCGCGCACCTCGGCTGGTCGCGCATGGGCCACGCCGAGCCCAACGCGACGCACCACGCGCTCGTGCAGTGGCAGCGCGACGACCGGCTCGTCGGGCTCATCACCCAGAACGTCGACGGCCTGCACGAGCGCGCCGGCCACCGCGACGTCGTCGACCTGCACGGCCGGGTCGACCGGGTGGTCTGCATGGACTGCGGCGACCGCACTCCCCGCGAGGCGGTGCAGGCCCGGCACGACCGGCTCAACCCGGGCTGGAGCGCCCAGACGGTGGTGCACGGACCCGACGGCGACGTGCAGCTCGACGACACGAGCGACTTCGTGGTGGCGCCGTGCCTGGTGTGCGGCGGACGGCTGCGTCCCGACGTCGTGTTCTTCGGCGACTCCGTGCCGAAGCCGCTCGTCGAGCACTGCTTCGAGCTGGTGGCGCGCGCCGACGTCCTGCTCGTGCTGGGCTCGAGCCTGCAGGTCATGAGCGGCCTGCGGTTCGTCCGCCGGGCCGCCGCACTCGGCACCCCGGTGGTGATCGTGAACCGTGGCAACATCCGGGGCGACCACCTGGCGGACCTGAAGCTGGATGCTGGATGTGCTGAGACGCTCGGCGCTCTCGCGGTACCTTTCGCCTGACCTCAGGAAAGGCGACGCCCATGACCACCCTGCCCCCTCAGCCCGCAGCCGCGGCCGGGCCCCCGGCCCCCGCCTACCCGGCAACCCTCACGTTCGCCCTGCCGGAGCGGATCGCCCGCTGGCGGCCGTTCCTGCACTGGATCCTCGCGATCCCGCACTACGTCGTGCTCGGGCTGGTGGGTATCGGCGTGTTCTTCGTGCTGATCGCCGCGTGGTTCTGCGGCGTCGTGCTGGGGAGGGTGCCCGCGCCCCTGCTCGGGTTCCTCGCGATGGCGCTGCGCTACAGCGCGCGGGTCGGGGCGTACGTGTACTTCCTCACCGACCAGTACCCACCGTTCGACCTCTCGGTCGGCACCGCGGACTCCGGGCGCTACCCGCAGGTGCGGTTCGACGTGGTGCCGCAGGTCGACGGGCGCAGCCGGCTCACGATCTTCTTCCGTGCCCTGATGATCATCCCGCACTACGTCGTCCTGTACTTCCTGTCGATCGCGGCGAGCGTGCTGCTGTTCATCGGCTGGTTCGCGGTGGTCTTCACCGCGCGCTGGCCCGAGGGCCTGCGCGACTTCGTGCTCGGCTACCTGCGCTGGAGCCAGCGGGCCTCCGCCTACTACGTCCTGCTGACCGACGAGTACCCGCCGTTCAGCCTCGACTGACGCCGGGGCGGGCGACGAGCACGCGCGCGTCGCCCGCCACCGTCCAGTCCCCCGCCGCGGCAGGCACGGCGAGCACCTCGCCGCGACGCAGCGCCGTCGAGCCGTGGCCGCCGGCCAGCTCCCCGGTGCCGTCGAGCACCACGAGCGCCGCGAAGCCGGCGTCGAGCTCCGCGCCCTCGGTGGCGAGGTCGAGGCGGAAGAACGGGTCCGCCTCGGTGGGCAGCAGCGACGTGAGCGGGCGGGTCGGTCCGTCGAGGTCCGTCCAGGTCGCGACCGAGGCGAGCCGGTCGGGATTCATCGCCTCGTGCCCCAGGGCCTGCATGGCGAGGTCGAACCCGAGGCCGAGGTGCGACTCGTCCCGCGTCGAGGTCGTGACCGACCACTCCAGCAGGATCGAGAAGTCGGTCGGCTCCTGCGCCTCGGCCACGAAGACCCCTGCCCCGATCGCGTGCGGCGTGCCGGCCGGTACCAGGAACGCGTCGCCCCGCCGCACCGGCAGCCGGTGCATGCGCTCGACCATCCAGGTGCCGTCCTGCTCGTCGCGCGCCCGGGCCACGTCCGCGGGGTCGACGTCGCGGTCCCAGCCGAGGTGCACCGCCGCGCCCGGCTCGGCGTCGAGCACGAGCCAGGCCTCGGTCTTGCCGTAGGGGCAGTCGAGGTGCCTCGCGGCGAACGCGCGGTCGGGGTGCACGTGCACGGGCAGCCGCTGCCCGGCGTCGAGCAGCTTGAGCAGCAGCCCCGTGTCGCCAGGCCAGGCGCCCGGGGTGCCGGTCCAGCCGACCGGGTCGTCGGCCACGAGGTCGCGCAGCACGGAGCCGTCCTCGGTCGAGGACAGCCCGAGCGTGGGGTGGCCGTCGCGCGAGACCGTCGCGGCCACCCACTCCTCGGGCTGCCGCGGCGACGTCGTGACCACGCCGCGCAGGTCCGCGATCCGCCGACCACCTCGGTAGAAGTGGTCGATCAGGTTGGGTCGCAGGCGGACCGGCGCGGCGGGCACGAGATCAGCTCAGCAGCCTCAGCCGGACCGTCTCGGGCAGGTCGGCCAGCTCGGTGAGCACCTCCGACGGGACGGCGTCGGCGACATCGGTGACGACGTAGCCCAGCGGGCCGCGGGTCGACAGCGACTGCGCCTCGATGTTGACGTCGTGCTCGCCCAGGAGGCCGTTGATCCGCGCGAGGACACCGGGGGCGTTCTCGTGCACGAGCGCCAGGCGGCACCGCGTGTCGTCGGCCGGGAGGTTCATCTCCGGGAAGTTGACGCTCAGCGACGTGCTGCCGAACGCGGCGTAGGAGCGCAGCTTCGAGGCGACGAAGCGGCCGATGTCCTGCTGGGCCTCCTCCGTCGAGCCGCCGACGTGCGGGGTGAGGATGACGTTGGGGATGCCGCGCAGCTCGGACTCGAACGGGTCGCCCTGGCGCTTCGGCTCCACCGGGAACACGTCGAGCGCGGCGCCGGCGATGTGCCCCGACTCCAGGTGCGCCCGCAGGGCGCTCGTGTCGACCGCGATGCCGCGGCTGAGGTTGAGGAACAGGGCGCGCGGCTTCATGAGGCGCATCTGCTCGTCGCCGAACAGGCCGGCGTTGCCCGGGCGGCCGTCGACGTGCAGCGTCACGACGTCGGCCTCGGCGAGCAGCTCCTCCAGCGTCGAGCAGCGCTTCGCGTTGCCGAGGGCGAGCTTGTCGTCGATGTCGAAGAAGATCACCTTGAAGCCGAGCGCCTCGGCCACGACCGACAGCTGGCTGCCGATGTTGCCGTAGCCGACGATGCCGAGCGTTCGACCGCGCACCTCGTGGCTGCCGGCGGCCGACTTGTTCCACACACCGCGGTGCATGTCGGTCGACTTCTCGTGCAGCCGCCGGGCCAGGGAGATGATCTCGGCGATCGCGAGCTCCACGACCGAGCGGGTGTTGGAGTAGGGCGCGTTGAAGACGGCGATGCCCCGCTGCGTCGTGGCCTCGAGGTCGATCTGGTTCGTGCCGATGCAGAACGCGCCGATGGCGATCAGGTCAGGAGCGGCGTCGAGCACGCGCGGCGTGATGTAGGTGGTGGAGCGGATGCCCAGCAGGTGCACGCCCTGGATGGCCTCG from Aeromicrobium erythreum encodes:
- a CDS encoding lipid kinase — translated: MDLSTLLARPDAVVELVVNTGARQGASALERATRLVGDRAVVRAHAVHSGAELVETLDRVAADEPDLLVVGGGDGTVSAAAARVAGTSTVLAVLPLGTANDFARTLEIPADVGAAVASVLDGEVVDVDLGRVDGRAFVNVASIGLSVAVTERLTPGLKRRLGPVAYPVATLGAFRQHRGFAARLEFPDGDHDPVELTDLLQLAVGNGRHYGGGNTVAPNASLDDHLLDVYAIERGRLADHVSIARLLKSGRFVEHERVHHLTTRRVRVVTDESLPVNLDGEIAATTPAEVTVERNVLRVAVPRGSRAARLDAAA
- a CDS encoding GlsB/YeaQ/YmgE family stress response membrane protein, with the protein product MGLITLLIVGLIAGLLARAIVPGNDSMGILATIVLGVVGSFVGGMIGALFSSRSVLDFTTSGLILSIVGAIVALLIYRQVRARA
- a CDS encoding DUF1697 domain-containing protein, encoding MRVHLLRAVNVGGATLPMAELRELAADLGASDVRTHIASGNLLCTPPTEPDVFDRALEQAIEARFGFFREVVSRSPDELRAALADHPFEVVEPKLSHVYFLLDEPTPDAVRAFEAEDWRGDDVRVLGRDLHVRYRDGVAGSRITPARVRRLLGHHGTGRNLTTVQRLIDLA
- a CDS encoding PhzF family phenazine biosynthesis protein, whose protein sequence is MLPFHQVDVFSDTLGLGNPVAVVHAADDLDDATMAAFARWTNLSETTFLLRPSDPAADYRVRIFTPGRELPFAGHPTLGTARAWLEAGGAPRSADTLVQECGVGLVRVRRDGERLAFAAPDRARSGPVDPAEVAAVVAALGMEASDVVGAHWCDNGPGWMGLLLRDADLVLDVDGARAHLLGASGAHDKVGLAGLYADGSDVQLEVRAFFPGGVGEDPVTGSLNAALAQWLVADGVLPEHYVAAQGTSLGRRGRVHVDIVDDTVWVGGHTVVGVTGTVTLGHLSD
- a CDS encoding Pr6Pr family membrane protein, which produces MTRTWHALTAVVGLVALVGQTIVSARRGDDLVNLFSYFTIESNILVVVTCTLLALRPDRGGRAFGMLRLASLTGITVTGVVYATVLAGNVDLSGAEWWFDKAFHYVVPLLTVVGFVVLRPRTRLTWSALGGLTFPVLWLAYTLTRAGVVRPTFSLTPTTTAPVPYGFLDAGELGAGTVAVTCVVLTLVFVALGSAAVAWSRRG
- a CDS encoding TetR/AcrR family transcriptional regulator, coding for MPTARRPQQRRSVATRERLLEAAYESLLEGGYGAATVGDVQQRAGVARGTLLHHFPTRDLLMAGVVEDVVERRLKLSAAADDASAPAGWNDVVDLVWTELRSPAFAVLLELWVAARTDDDLRESLVPMQERIYDTVHRSVIRLVGPSHPRAPILVQFTINLLTGAHLAGILRSRSGTSSVVEAWKHALRELAAPPRRS
- a CDS encoding Sir2 family NAD-dependent protein deacetylase; protein product: MNGSRTPGSADVDRLAALLDGRRSLVLTGAGVSTDSGIPDYRGPDRLVVPTPMTIQQLRSSPEAVQRYWARAHLGWSRMGHAEPNATHHALVQWQRDDRLVGLITQNVDGLHERAGHRDVVDLHGRVDRVVCMDCGDRTPREAVQARHDRLNPGWSAQTVVHGPDGDVQLDDTSDFVVAPCLVCGGRLRPDVVFFGDSVPKPLVEHCFELVARADVLLVLGSSLQVMSGLRFVRRAAALGTPVVIVNRGNIRGDHLADLKLDAGCAETLGALAVPFA
- a CDS encoding DUF4389 domain-containing protein, yielding MTTLPPQPAAAAGPPAPAYPATLTFALPERIARWRPFLHWILAIPHYVVLGLVGIGVFFVLIAAWFCGVVLGRVPAPLLGFLAMALRYSARVGAYVYFLTDQYPPFDLSVGTADSGRYPQVRFDVVPQVDGRSRLTIFFRALMIIPHYVVLYFLSIAASVLLFIGWFAVVFTARWPEGLRDFVLGYLRWSQRASAYYVLLTDEYPPFSLD
- a CDS encoding class I mannose-6-phosphate isomerase is translated as MPAAPVRLRPNLIDHFYRGGRRIADLRGVVTTSPRQPEEWVAATVSRDGHPTLGLSSTEDGSVLRDLVADDPVGWTGTPGAWPGDTGLLLKLLDAGQRLPVHVHPDRAFAARHLDCPYGKTEAWLVLDAEPGAAVHLGWDRDVDPADVARARDEQDGTWMVERMHRLPVRRGDAFLVPAGTPHAIGAGVFVAEAQEPTDFSILLEWSVTTSTRDESHLGLGFDLAMQALGHEAMNPDRLASVATWTDLDGPTRPLTSLLPTEADPFFRLDLATEGAELDAGFAALVVLDGTGELAGGHGSTALRRGEVLAVPAAAGDWTVAGDARVLVARPGVSRG
- the serA gene encoding phosphoglycerate dehydrogenase is translated as MMMTVNALATQTPTTLDDADVKVLLLENIHADGRDFLRGKGYDVQTNAGALGEDELIEAIQGVHLLGIRSTTYITPRVLDAAPDLIAIGAFCIGTNQIDLEATTQRGIAVFNAPYSNTRSVVELAIAEIISLARRLHEKSTDMHRGVWNKSAAGSHEVRGRTLGIVGYGNIGSQLSVVAEALGFKVIFFDIDDKLALGNAKRCSTLEELLAEADVVTLHVDGRPGNAGLFGDEQMRLMKPRALFLNLSRGIAVDTSALRAHLESGHIAGAALDVFPVEPKRQGDPFESELRGIPNVILTPHVGGSTEEAQQDIGRFVASKLRSYAAFGSTSLSVNFPEMNLPADDTRCRLALVHENAPGVLARINGLLGEHDVNIEAQSLSTRGPLGYVVTDVADAVPSEVLTELADLPETVRLRLLS